Proteins encoded by one window of Rhodamnia argentea isolate NSW1041297 chromosome 6, ASM2092103v1, whole genome shotgun sequence:
- the LOC115727946 gene encoding uncharacterized protein LOC115727946, whose protein sequence is MEVPSGNSPRIKLARAKSEGSEGPHLQNLDVESSVNGVFGQSQIHQYHYMSALEILRETVRILRYNLSSFMLIATLLICPVSAITLSNVLVDQSMLKRLTIRLMLVAKSSGLPLRPFVKHSCQKFSEMAISSALSFPLFMTVSLLSKAAVIYSVDCTYSKKRADSSMFFVIVSKIWRRIVMTYLWTCMVSVGCLTLFVVLLVAICSVLSIIGVSENLIVYAALLEGLVFSVTFANAIIICNIAIVICVLEDVSGPQALFRSSALIKGQTHVGLLIFLGSTIGMAFIQGLFEHRVKVLSYGDGSSRIWEGPLLVIMYSFLVLIDSMMSAVFYFSCRSHSMEASRVDRQPILEIMASSAESMGI, encoded by the coding sequence ATGGAGGTGCCTTCTGGAAACTCTCCGAGAATTAAGTTGGCCCGAGCCAAGAGTGAGGGATCTGAAGGACCCCATTTGCAGAATTTGGATGTGGAATCATCCGTTAATGGGGTTTTTGGGCAGAGTCAGATTCATCAGTACCATTACATGAGTGCATTGGAGATCTTGAGGGAAACTGTGAGGATTCTCCGGTACAATCTGTCAAGCTTCATGCTGATCGCGACATTGCTCATCTGCCCTGTTTCTGCAATAACTTTGTCCAATGTGTTGGTCGATCAGTCGATGCTGAAGAGGTTGACCATTAGGCTCATGCTAGTGGCCAAGTCAAGTGGACTCCCACTGAGGCCTTTCGTCAAACACTCGTGCCAGAAATTCTCCGAGATGGCAATCTCTTCAGCCTTGAGCTTCCCCTTGTTCATGACGGTGTCGTTGTTGTCGAAAGCTGCTGTTATATACTCGGTAGACTGTACTTATTCGAAGAAGAGGGCCGATTCATCAATGTTCTTTGTGATAGTCTCCAAAATTTGGAGGCGGATCGTCATGACTTACTTGTGGACGTGCATGGTCAGTGTGGGCTGCCTCACGTTGTTTGTTGTTCTTCTGGTTGCCATTTGTAGCGTGTTATCTATCATCGGAGTTTCTGAAAATCTGATTGTTTATGCAGCACTTTTGGAAGGGTTGGTTTTCTCAGTCACTTTTGCTAATGCCATTATTATTTGTAACATTGCTATAGTCATATGTGTACTGGAGGATGTTTCTGGACCTCAGGCATTGTTCCGGTCGAGTGCTCTGATAAAGGGCCAGACTCATGTAGGGCTCCTGATATTCCTTGGGTCCACAATCGGGATGGCATTTATACAGGGCTTGTTTGAGCATAGAGTCAAGGTATTGAGCTACGGAGATGGGTCCTCGAGGATATGGGAAGGGCCTCTCTTGGTGATAATGTACTCATTTTTGGTGCTTATTGATTCCATGATGAGTGCAGTATTTTATTTCAGTTGCAGATCACATAGCATGGAAGCATCGCGTGTAGACCGGCAACCGATTTTGGAAATTATGGCTAGCTCTGCTGAATCAATGGGTATCTAA